The proteins below are encoded in one region of Rhodothermus profundi:
- a CDS encoding TrkH family potassium uptake protein — translation MLALKGLIARFPARSVRKPSHERFWRRLSPPQLFVGSFLLLILLGTLGLKTLPGLYTGPSLSWLDALFTATSAVCVTGLIVVDTATYFTVWGQAFLLLLIQLGGLGIITFTTVLIVALGRRLSLRQQALAASVVEAAPHVNYRQLARDVVRFTFLIEGIGALLLYLGFWPELGGREALWPALFHAISAFCNAGFSTFSSSLVEFRANPVVLSVVMLLIVIGGLGFLTLEELYLWRRSIRARRRFRLSLHSRLVLTTTALLLGIGWILFAFFEWKGTLAELPIGARLLNSLFMSVTARTAGFNTIDYGQATEQTSFLTILLMFVGGSPGSTAGGIKTTTLALLVLLAISRMRGQEIPSCWSRSVPHEVVQRAVGLFVVAVAALMLGSFVLTATEIEHGVTAPGSFLKYLFEAYSAFGTVGLSMGVTPSLSTTGRWIIILLMFVGRVGPLTFAAALTLRRHRTPQFRYAYEDVVVG, via the coding sequence ATGCTGGCTCTGAAAGGGTTGATCGCGCGTTTTCCGGCACGCTCCGTGCGGAAGCCCTCACACGAGCGCTTCTGGCGTCGCCTGTCGCCTCCCCAATTGTTCGTTGGCTCGTTTCTATTGCTTATCCTGCTGGGAACGCTGGGGCTTAAAACGCTCCCCGGGTTGTATACGGGACCCTCACTCTCCTGGCTTGATGCGCTGTTTACGGCCACCAGTGCAGTCTGCGTAACAGGACTGATCGTCGTGGACACAGCTACCTATTTCACGGTCTGGGGCCAGGCGTTTCTGTTGTTGCTCATTCAGTTGGGTGGACTGGGCATCATTACCTTTACCACGGTCCTGATCGTTGCCCTGGGACGACGGCTTTCACTGCGGCAGCAAGCCCTGGCTGCCAGTGTCGTGGAGGCTGCTCCGCACGTCAACTACCGACAGTTGGCCCGTGACGTCGTACGCTTCACGTTTTTGATTGAAGGAATAGGGGCGCTGCTTCTCTACCTGGGCTTTTGGCCAGAGCTGGGCGGGCGGGAAGCGCTCTGGCCGGCCCTCTTTCATGCTATCAGCGCCTTTTGCAATGCGGGCTTCTCGACGTTTTCCAGCTCGCTTGTCGAGTTCCGCGCCAATCCTGTCGTGCTGTCGGTCGTTATGCTACTGATTGTCATTGGCGGACTGGGCTTTCTAACGCTCGAAGAGCTCTATCTCTGGCGGCGGTCGATCCGAGCACGGCGGCGCTTTCGGCTTTCCCTGCACTCGCGTCTGGTGCTGACCACGACAGCGTTATTGCTCGGGATTGGGTGGATTCTGTTCGCGTTTTTTGAATGGAAGGGAACCCTTGCGGAGCTGCCTATTGGCGCCCGGCTACTCAACAGCCTGTTTATGAGCGTAACGGCCCGGACGGCCGGCTTCAACACCATCGACTATGGACAGGCTACAGAGCAGACAAGCTTTCTGACCATCTTGCTTATGTTCGTGGGAGGGTCGCCTGGCTCTACCGCAGGCGGCATCAAGACCACGACTCTGGCCCTGCTTGTGCTGCTGGCCATCTCTCGGATGCGCGGGCAGGAAATTCCGAGCTGCTGGAGCCGCTCAGTTCCCCATGAGGTCGTGCAACGAGCCGTTGGATTGTTTGTGGTGGCAGTTGCCGCGCTGATGCTCGGCAGCTTTGTGCTAACCGCTACAGAAATTGAACATGGCGTGACTGCCCCGGGTAGCTTCTTAAAATACCTGTTTGAAGCCTACAGCGCTTTTGGAACGGTGGGCCTGTCGATGGGGGTGACGCCGTCCCTTTCGACTACAGGACGCTGGATAATCATTCTGCTCATGTTTGTCGGGCGAGTGGGACCGCTGACCTTTGCGGCGGCGTTGACCCTCCGGCGACACCGCACGCCCCAGTTTCGCTACGCCTACGAAGACGTGGTGGTCGGATGA
- a CDS encoding KamA family radical SAM protein: MACPPFDATHPQWRDWRWQMRHRIHSAEELAQWIRLTDDERRAIEATRGVFRWNITPYYARLMDPEDPNCPIRRQVVPRLEELAPDLIGVMDPLEEVAHSPVKNLIHNYQDRVAFCVTSECAIYCRYCLRKRMVGDAAFMMRRAELQAAIDYIAAHPEIRDVLLTGGDPLTLSETHLAWILDRLRAIPHVEIIRIGTRMPVKLPYRITPELCQLLERYHPLWINTHFNHPKELTPDAAEAIDRLLRAGIPVGNQTVLLRGINDQVETMKALCEGLVRMRVRPYYLYQAQLIGGTAHFRTPIEKGMAIIRALQGRTTGFAIPKYVLDTPYGKVPLDGTYVRGRAGDYVIVETPRGVLWAEPNPIPEEEELPFQLPEIPWPEEVDTIKLEKPLCTAR, translated from the coding sequence ATGGCCTGTCCTCCCTTTGATGCGACGCATCCGCAATGGCGCGACTGGCGGTGGCAAATGCGCCATCGAATCCATTCGGCCGAGGAGCTGGCCCAATGGATTCGGCTCACCGATGACGAACGACGGGCAATAGAGGCTACCCGGGGCGTCTTTCGCTGGAACATTACCCCGTACTATGCCCGCCTCATGGATCCTGAAGATCCCAACTGTCCGATTCGCCGCCAGGTGGTGCCCCGGCTAGAGGAGCTGGCGCCCGATCTGATCGGCGTTATGGATCCGCTTGAGGAAGTGGCCCATTCGCCCGTCAAAAATTTGATCCATAATTATCAGGACCGGGTGGCTTTCTGCGTTACCAGCGAATGTGCGATCTACTGCCGCTACTGCCTCCGCAAGCGCATGGTCGGCGATGCGGCCTTTATGATGCGCAGGGCAGAGCTGCAGGCGGCGATCGATTACATTGCGGCCCACCCGGAAATTCGAGACGTGCTGCTGACAGGCGGCGATCCGCTCACGCTGAGCGAAACGCACCTGGCCTGGATCCTCGATCGACTGCGGGCTATTCCGCACGTTGAGATTATCCGCATCGGCACCCGCATGCCCGTCAAACTCCCCTATCGCATTACGCCGGAGCTATGCCAGCTCCTGGAGCGCTACCATCCTCTGTGGATCAACACCCATTTTAACCATCCGAAAGAGCTGACTCCCGACGCCGCGGAGGCGATCGATCGTCTGTTGCGGGCTGGCATTCCGGTGGGCAATCAGACGGTGCTGCTGCGCGGCATCAATGATCAGGTTGAGACGATGAAAGCGCTTTGTGAGGGCCTGGTCCGCATGCGTGTGCGCCCCTATTATCTCTATCAGGCACAGCTTATCGGAGGCACGGCCCACTTTCGCACACCTATCGAAAAAGGTATGGCCATCATACGAGCACTGCAGGGGCGCACGACGGGTTTTGCTATCCCCAAATATGTGCTTGATACGCCCTATGGTAAGGTGCCGCTTGACGGCACCTATGTGCGGGGACGGGCCGGCGACTATGTCATTGTTGAAACGCCGCGCGGGGTGCTCTGGGCCGAGCCCAACCCGATTCCGGAAGAGGAAGAGCTGCCGTTCCAATTACCCGAAATTCCTTGGCCCGAGGAAGTCGATACGATCAAACTGGAAAAGCCTTTGTGCACAGCACGCTGA
- a CDS encoding D-alanine--D-alanine ligase family protein has product MRIGIVYDLFDDYPWEVGEPPDADAENEPPETVDVLAAAIRRLGHKPVRIGTAYDLLIELPDLRIDCGISIAEGARGRNREAYAPMLFEMGGIPYLGSDPLTLSLSLDKAWTKDLVAAAGVPTPPYRTYAGPEAIDPHDLPGPFPLFVKPRYEGSSKGITAASKVYSLEALRAQVAHLTAAYRQEVIVEPFIEGSEFTVAVIGNNPPEALPVLQRAVEATTGIGLHALEHRGMAPAADLEPAPYVPLTTELEHCLQQLAVRAYEKLQCRDFARLDFRVDRQGNPWFLEINPLPTFAPDGTFAILAELMQQSYVDFLAEIVQRGLRRLGLA; this is encoded by the coding sequence ATGCGAATTGGTATCGTCTACGATCTGTTTGACGATTATCCCTGGGAAGTGGGCGAGCCCCCGGACGCCGATGCCGAAAATGAGCCACCTGAGACCGTTGATGTGCTGGCGGCAGCGATCCGTCGGCTGGGCCATAAGCCGGTCCGCATTGGCACGGCTTACGACTTGCTGATCGAGCTGCCGGATTTGCGCATTGACTGTGGCATTAGCATCGCCGAGGGTGCGCGCGGGCGCAACCGGGAAGCGTATGCGCCGATGCTTTTTGAAATGGGCGGCATTCCCTACCTTGGCTCCGATCCGCTGACGCTGTCCCTGAGTCTTGACAAAGCCTGGACCAAGGATCTGGTGGCCGCAGCCGGAGTGCCTACGCCCCCATACCGCACCTATGCCGGTCCGGAGGCGATCGATCCCCACGATCTGCCCGGGCCGTTTCCGTTGTTTGTAAAGCCACGCTACGAGGGCTCTTCCAAGGGCATCACGGCAGCTTCTAAGGTCTATTCGCTGGAAGCACTTCGCGCACAGGTCGCCCACCTGACGGCTGCCTACCGACAGGAGGTTATCGTGGAACCCTTTATCGAAGGGAGCGAGTTCACCGTAGCAGTCATTGGTAATAATCCTCCCGAGGCGCTGCCTGTGTTGCAGCGGGCCGTAGAGGCAACCACTGGGATTGGCCTGCATGCGCTGGAGCATCGGGGGATGGCGCCGGCAGCCGACCTGGAACCAGCACCTTACGTGCCGCTGACCACAGAACTGGAACACTGCCTGCAACAACTGGCCGTGCGCGCTTATGAAAAATTACAATGCCGCGACTTTGCGCGCCTGGACTTTCGCGTGGATCGGCAGGGTAACCCGTGGTTTCTGGAAATTAATCCGCTTCCGACGTTTGCGCCGGATGGGACGTTTGCTATCCTGGCGGAATTGATGCAGCAATCCTACGTAGACTTTCTGGCCGAGATTGTGCAACGTGGACTTCGGCGTTTAGGTCTGGCCTGA
- a CDS encoding OmpP1/FadL family transporter, translating into MRYRFPFNGLCFLALLSSLLLSPSVLGQGFLLSPPGACTLGRGGTGVALPCADGSAMALNPAGIALVNQWAVAAGGTAYLVQGSFTDDYTRQETRLEERPVTVPHLFAAFRATSNLTIGFGAYMPYGLEVRWPRTFEGSFVSYQTRVQTTYLQPTLAFRLVEPVLVGAGPVLAVSTVSLWHQLDLAPVEALPGVPFAALGIPPGTPFANVKMESNNSYGLGGHVGLLVQVTDQFRIGIRYLTPIRVRYSGMIRFTPLSTGIIIPTEITLNGQTIPAGAPLDAVLSRLNLFDDQGPLANRDIETELTMPAQFVAGFSWKTFPGITLLFDYQWTGWATFDQFIIEPVGGGNPIVRIQDYRNTHTFRTGLLLQANSILEMRLGYTFAQGAAPSKTVTPLLPEASRNLITLGTGWRLGRGVMLDLAYQYVRQDDRRGRVIDPPPGTEPSPALNSGLYQLSAHVVSLTVSVSL; encoded by the coding sequence ATGCGGTACAGATTTCCGTTTAATGGACTGTGTTTTCTGGCGTTACTTTCCAGTCTGCTACTGAGCCCATCCGTTCTGGGGCAGGGATTTCTGCTGAGTCCTCCCGGCGCCTGTACGCTTGGTCGCGGCGGCACCGGTGTGGCGCTGCCCTGTGCTGATGGATCCGCCATGGCGCTTAATCCTGCCGGCATAGCACTGGTCAACCAGTGGGCTGTGGCCGCTGGAGGTACAGCATACCTGGTTCAGGGCAGCTTTACGGATGATTATACCCGGCAAGAAACGCGCCTGGAAGAGCGTCCCGTAACGGTCCCGCATTTGTTTGCCGCTTTTCGAGCCACTTCCAACCTTACCATCGGCTTTGGCGCGTATATGCCTTACGGCCTGGAAGTCCGGTGGCCACGCACCTTTGAGGGCAGCTTTGTCAGCTACCAGACCCGCGTACAAACGACCTATCTGCAGCCCACGCTGGCCTTTCGGCTTGTCGAGCCAGTCCTGGTAGGAGCAGGCCCCGTGCTGGCGGTCAGCACGGTGTCACTCTGGCATCAACTGGATCTGGCACCGGTAGAGGCGCTGCCGGGCGTTCCCTTTGCTGCTCTGGGCATTCCTCCGGGAACGCCCTTTGCCAACGTTAAAATGGAAAGTAACAACTCCTATGGATTGGGCGGACACGTAGGCCTGCTGGTTCAGGTAACGGATCAGTTTCGGATCGGAATCCGGTACCTGACTCCGATTCGGGTGAGGTACTCGGGTATGATCCGCTTTACTCCCCTTTCAACCGGTATCATCATTCCGACGGAGATCACCCTGAACGGTCAAACCATTCCAGCCGGAGCGCCACTTGACGCGGTACTATCCCGCCTGAACCTGTTTGACGATCAGGGTCCCCTGGCGAATCGGGATATTGAGACCGAGCTCACCATGCCGGCTCAGTTTGTGGCAGGCTTCAGTTGGAAGACCTTCCCGGGCATCACGCTGCTGTTCGACTATCAGTGGACCGGATGGGCTACCTTTGACCAGTTTATCATTGAACCGGTAGGAGGTGGCAATCCTATCGTGCGCATCCAGGATTATCGGAATACCCATACGTTCCGGACCGGTCTGCTTCTCCAGGCCAATTCCATTCTGGAAATGCGGCTGGGATATACCTTTGCCCAGGGGGCGGCTCCTTCAAAAACCGTCACGCCGTTGCTTCCTGAAGCCAGCCGCAACCTGATCACGCTGGGTACAGGCTGGCGGCTGGGCCGCGGCGTAATGCTGGATCTGGCCTACCAGTACGTTCGGCAGGATGACCGCCGCGGCCGCGTCATCGATCCGCCACCAGGTACGGAGCCTTCACCAGCACTTAACAGTGGCCTCTATCAGCTTAGTGCCCATGTGGTCTCGCTTACGGTTAGCGTTTCGCTTTAA
- a CDS encoding SGNH/GDSL hydrolase family protein, with amino-acid sequence MNYPLGIAPFQALPKGLLALLLLTLGCRDEALQPPEPIGGELFARYVAIGNSITAGYQSGGINATLQQQAYPVLLAAAMGTPFNVPLLRDPGCPPPLINLLTGERLGDLPGNFCAYRQLPAPRIINNVAVPGAKVIDVLTNLGEGTSANTLTLLLLGGRTQLEAAAEARPTFVSVWIGNNDVLGAAIAGDPALVTPIDAFRQRYRQMLNQLQAMGVQGGLLIGVANVAVIPHLSPGIAYAQAKQGGAFPPTFNVADNCATTEATALVPFSYAFGELLATALQGQSVTLDCADDPRLLSPEETATIIQTVQEYNAFIQQEAERLGWAYLDPNPILLQLKENGEIPHFPRLTSSEPFGPYFSLDGVHPSSLAHQLIAQEAAAAINAVYGTNLQIPVQSPPAQQLAVVQ; translated from the coding sequence ATGAACTATCCGCTTGGAATTGCACCGTTTCAAGCCTTACCCAAGGGACTGTTAGCCTTACTTTTGCTTACCCTTGGCTGCCGCGACGAAGCTTTGCAGCCACCAGAACCTATTGGTGGAGAGTTGTTCGCTCGTTATGTAGCTATTGGTAACAGCATTACGGCTGGCTATCAGTCCGGTGGTATCAATGCTACACTGCAACAGCAGGCCTATCCGGTACTGTTAGCCGCCGCTATGGGAACTCCCTTCAATGTGCCGCTACTGCGTGATCCTGGATGCCCGCCACCACTGATCAATCTGCTCACAGGCGAACGGCTAGGCGACTTACCTGGCAACTTCTGCGCCTACCGGCAGCTACCTGCACCACGCATAATTAATAATGTGGCTGTACCAGGAGCCAAGGTAATCGATGTGCTGACCAACCTAGGTGAAGGCACCTCAGCTAACACATTAACATTGTTACTCCTGGGTGGCCGCACCCAGCTTGAAGCTGCCGCCGAAGCACGTCCTACGTTCGTCTCGGTCTGGATCGGTAACAACGACGTACTTGGTGCTGCCATTGCAGGTGATCCTGCACTTGTTACACCTATTGACGCCTTCCGGCAGCGCTATAGGCAAATGCTCAACCAGCTTCAGGCAATGGGCGTGCAGGGAGGCCTACTTATTGGTGTGGCAAACGTAGCGGTTATTCCCCACCTTTCCCCAGGAATTGCCTACGCTCAAGCCAAACAAGGTGGCGCCTTTCCCCCCACCTTCAATGTAGCTGACAACTGTGCTACTACAGAGGCCACAGCTCTGGTGCCCTTCTCTTACGCTTTTGGAGAGCTATTGGCCACAGCCTTACAGGGACAGAGTGTTACGCTCGACTGTGCGGATGATCCGCGGCTGCTTTCTCCTGAAGAGACGGCCACCATTATCCAGACGGTCCAGGAATACAATGCGTTCATTCAGCAGGAGGCCGAAAGGCTGGGCTGGGCTTACCTGGATCCCAATCCCATCTTGCTGCAGCTCAAAGAGAACGGGGAGATCCCCCATTTTCCGCGGCTGACTTCCAGCGAACCCTTTGGGCCTTACTTTAGCCTGGACGGCGTGCATCCCAGCTCGCTCGCGCATCAGCTAATCGCCCAGGAAGCTGCTGCGGCCATCAACGCAGTCTACGGCACGAACCTGCAGATACCGGTGCAGTCGCCACCGGCCCAGCAG